One segment of Phragmites australis chromosome 13, lpPhrAust1.1, whole genome shotgun sequence DNA contains the following:
- the LOC133888734 gene encoding uncharacterized protein LOC133888734 produces the protein MLGGSVYDHKKAMINLFDLSAGMASANMLTGARRDGSPAHRSRQDVKRTVDPAKVYVEDKLGASNRSSSSNKSNASPMNMVLAKQVSKELELKKKPPSVVARLMGLEDDLPGQEPAIHSAKRNLKKGRINDNLAETNRLLQHREQYYSSMTTRDIHLGPKETVEFKDVYEVSEEPLRTYHLQDQTSPRGMSSRSKRDIRVEIVRQKFMEAKRLAADEKLLHSKEFQEALEVLSSNRDLFLKFLEEPNSFFSKQLAGLHRMPAPPQTKRITVLKPNKSVENEGRREIRTHQVNEEKEHVMPRTHQRSRSAEVTFSQPTRIVVLKPSPGKPSRTMARLTPREAPCQLTEQTGFYGGLEDHEYLPDGLHRRDESFLSSVYSNGYGGDESSFGRSEADYIDEEGGSLSGLEIVSPVSRHSWDHIRRYNSPYSGLTFSRTSHSPESSVIREAKKRLSERWASVAYNESNQEQMQLPRSSSTLGEMLSLRETKKEVGGTNSVSSSRPCDTENELTLQATCISTFIEDEGNGQNSPKNLARSKSVPVSSSMFDNIAPNAPSSNSEGCKTPKVVTRSDGKSSFKGRVSSFFFPKSKKQSKEKITLSSDEKVEVACLGNTKPEANDNNGADENVSFCDAKDDNSATQAICSSKDVSIEVPIFSDCPSGQLDGLRSGGGLKGIRDEPSPTSVLDASFEDNNINEPESSRRISSSNERVALRSNAIESVSRSLSLEDMNSPSPLLGSTKLTPLSNVDDDELDCVAFVQKVVSSAGLGDLQFGMVFTDWYLPDCPLDPALCDKLLDRKEEAAKSRERRSNQKLLFDCVNMALIDIGQDVLLCTYPWSQAHSTAWRETLSQALVEEVPCHMRDWLYGSGKFALNENDDAGTMLERIVQQEVEGRGWVKSMRWEVDVITKQIAWEVSEELVKEAVDDLAICSPQQETPMPITNL, from the exons ATGCTCGGAGGCAGTGTTTATGATCATAAGAAGGCAATGATCAATTTGTTCGACCTCAGTGCAGGGATGGCCAGCGCGAACATGCTCACTGGAGCTCGTAGAGATG GCTCTCCGGCTCATAGAAGCAGGCAAGATGTCAAGAGAACTGTTGATCCTGCTAAAGTTTATGTAGAGGATAAACTA GGAGCTAGTAACAGGAGCTCATCAAGCAATAAATCAAATGCATCTCCAATGAATATGGTATTAGCAAAGCAGGTGTCCAAGGaattggagttgaagaagaagcCACCAAGTGTTGTTGCCAGATTAATGGGACTTGAAGATGATCTACCAGGTCAAGAACCAGCAATACATTCTGCTAAAAGAAATTTGAAGAAAGGCCGCATAAACGACAACTTGGCAGAAACAAACAGGCTTCTGCAACATCGAGAGCAGTACTATTCCAGCATGACAACACGGGACATACACCTAGGCCCCAAAGAAACGGTTGAATTTAAGGATGTCTACGAAGTCAGTGAAGAACCATTAAGAACATACCATCTTCAGGACCAAACTTCTCCTAGGGGAATGTCTTCTAGGAGCAAGAGGGACATAAGGGTGGAAATTGTTCGTCAGAAGTTCATGGAAGCAAAGCGCCTTGCCGCAGATGAGAAGCTCCTCCATTCGAAGGAGTTTCAAGAAGCACTTGAGGTTCTAAGTTCAAATAGAGATTTGTTTCTTAAGTTTCTTGAAGAACCAAACTCTTTTTTCTCAAAGCAGCTGGCTGGACTTCACAGAATGCCAGCACCACCTCAGACAAAGCGTATTACTGTGTTGAAACCAAATAAATCTGTTGAGAATGAGGGCAGAAGGGAAATCAGAACACACCAAGTAAATGAAGAAAAAGAACATGTGATGCCAAGGACTCACCAGAGATCTCGTTCAGCAGAAGTTACCTTCTCGCAGCCAACTAGGATAGTGGTTCTGAAGCCTAGCCCTGGCAAGCCTAGTAGAACAATGGCCAGGCTGACACCCCGAGAAGCACCATGTCAACTGACTGAGCAGACAGGTTTTTATGGGGGTTTAGAAGATCACGAATACCTGCCAGATGGTCTTCATCGACGGGATGAGTCATTTTTGTCTTCTGTATACTCAAATGGGTATGGTGGAGATGAAAGCTCTTTCGGTAGATCAGAAGCTGACTACATCGATGAAGAAGGTGGTAGCCTAAGTGGCTTGGAGATAGTTAGTCCAGTATCGAGGCATTCATGGGATCACATCAGAAGATATAACAGTCCTTACTCAGGCTTAACTTTTAGCAGAACATCACATTCACCTGAGTCATCTGTAATCAGGGAGGCCAAAAAACGGCTTTCAGAGAGATGGGCATCGGTGGCATATAATGAGAGCAACCAAGAACAAATGCAATTGCCGAGAAGCTCTAGCACTTTGGGTGAGATGCTCTCCCTTCGAGAAACCAAGAAAGAAGTTGGTGGGACAAATTCTGTTTCAAGTAGTCGGCCATGTGACACAGAAAATGAGTTGACCCTGCAAGCTACGTGTATATCTACTTTTATAGAGGATGAAGGAAATGGACAGAACTCCCCAAAGAATTTAGCAAGATCAAAATCTGTCCCAGTGTCATCTTCAATGTTCGATAACATAGCACCAAATGCCCCATCATCTAATTCTGAAGGCTGCAAAACACCGAAGGTGGTTACAAGGTCAGATGGAAAATCATCATTCAAAGGGAGAGTTTCGAGTTTTTTCTTCCCAAAAAGTAAAAAGCAGTCAAAAGAGAAAATCACCCTATCATCTGATGAGAAGGTTGAAGTGGCTTGTCTTGGAAACACGAAACCAGAGGCTAATGATAATAATGGTGCTGATGAAAATGTGTCATTTTGTGATGCCAAAGATGATAACTCTGCTACTCAAGCAATCTGTTCTTCGAAA GATGTTTCCATTGAAGTACCTATTTTTTCTGACTGTCCGAGTGGACAACTTGATGGATTAAGATCAGGTGGAGGCCTAAAAGGTATCCGTGATGAGCCTAGTCCTACTTCAGTTCTTGATGCATCATTTGAAGATAACAACATTAATGAACCTGAATCGTCAAGAAGAATTAGTAGCAGCAATGAGA GAGTTGCCCTACGATCAAATGCAATTGAATCTGTCTCCCGCTCATTATCATTGGAGGATATGAACTCACCTTCACCTTTACTTGGTTCAACAAAGTTAACCCCTCTCTCCAatgtagatgatgatgaattaGATTGTGTCGCCTTTGTACAAAAGGTAGTATCATCTGCTGGGTTAGGCGATCTGCAGTTTGGCATGGTCTTCACAGATTGGTATTTGCCTGATTGCCCGCTGGATCCTGCATTGTGCGACAAGTTATTGGACCGCAAGGAGGAGGCTGCTAAGTCGAGGGAGCGAAGGTCGAACCAAAAGCTTCTTTTTGATTGTGTGAATATGGCCTTAATTGATATTGGCCAGGATGTCTTGCTATGCACCTATCCGTGGAGCCAAGCGCACTCTACGGCATGGAGGGAGACCCTGTCTCAAGCTTTGGTGGAAGAAGTACCATGTCACATGAGGGATTGGCTTTATGGATCAGGGAAGTTTGCGCTGAACGAGAACGACGACGCTGGAACAATGCTGGAAAGGATTGTGCAGCAGGAGGTGGAAGGAAGAGGTTGGGTGAAGTCAATGAGATGGGAAGTGGATGTGATCACAAAGCAGATTGCATGGGAGGTGTCGGAGGAACTAGTAAAAGAAGCTGTGGATGATCTCGCAATTTGTTCTCCGCAGCAAGAGACGCCAATGCCAATAACAAATCTTTAG